A single window of Sphingobacteriales bacterium DNA harbors:
- a CDS encoding glyceraldehyde-3-phosphate dehydrogenase: MSNWKQNEMQAIELINIAGKLWLEKNIELTIFRRNIADARFTEILNNKEFTNKYLNTNITIEDFLNISKVIEQLDLAPTRIDLSTLGGQWLAEKASFNNSYEDFVASKLANYIGKDKRVIEPKDVVLFGFGRIGRLVARELIQQHGKGEQLRLRAIVTRGNSDDEIKKRSSLLRKDSVHGKFRGVITEDYQNKTLIANGNVIHMIAADNPAEIDYTKYGIQNALLIDNSGIWRDEEKLSNHLKANGIDKVLLTAPGKGSLPNIVYGVNHLSYKQDDFKIFTAASCTTNAISPIIKVIKDKYGIESGHVETVHSYTNDQNLLDNYHKKYRRGRSAPMNMVITETGAASAITKVIPEMAGKFTGNAVRVPTPDVSLAILNLNLASEANSIEEVNNILKEAGTHGELVEQIDFSTSQELVSTDCIGNSHASIVDSNATLLAPSNKSIVLYVWYDNEYGYTRQVVRLAKYIGKVQRLTYY; this comes from the coding sequence ATGAGCAATTGGAAACAAAATGAAATGCAAGCAATTGAATTGATTAACATTGCTGGCAAACTTTGGTTAGAAAAAAATATTGAACTAACAATTTTTAGAAGAAACATTGCAGATGCAAGGTTTACTGAAATATTAAACAACAAAGAGTTTACCAATAAATATCTAAATACCAATATAACTATTGAAGATTTCTTAAATATATCAAAAGTTATTGAACAATTAGATTTGGCTCCAACAAGAATAGATTTATCTACTTTAGGTGGACAGTGGTTAGCAGAAAAAGCTAGCTTTAACAATTCATATGAAGATTTTGTTGCCAGCAAATTAGCTAACTACATAGGTAAAGATAAACGTGTTATAGAACCAAAAGACGTAGTATTATTCGGTTTTGGTAGAATAGGAAGATTAGTAGCTAGAGAATTAATTCAACAACATGGAAAAGGAGAGCAGTTGAGACTTAGAGCAATTGTTACTCGTGGAAACTCAGATGATGAAATAAAAAAACGCTCATCACTTCTTAGAAAAGATTCAGTACATGGAAAATTTAGAGGTGTTATTACTGAAGACTATCAAAATAAAACACTTATTGCAAATGGCAATGTAATACATATGATTGCAGCAGACAATCCAGCTGAAATTGACTATACAAAATATGGCATTCAAAATGCTTTATTAATTGACAACTCTGGTATTTGGCGTGATGAAGAAAAACTAAGCAACCACTTAAAAGCAAATGGTATTGATAAAGTATTATTAACAGCTCCAGGAAAAGGTAGCTTACCAAATATAGTATATGGTGTTAATCACTTAAGCTACAAACAAGATGACTTTAAAATTTTTACAGCAGCATCTTGTACAACCAATGCAATATCTCCAATTATTAAAGTAATAAAAGATAAATATGGTATAGAAAGTGGACACGTTGAAACTGTACACTCATACACAAACGACCAGAACTTACTAGATAATTACCATAAAAAATATAGAAGAGGTCGTTCTGCACCAATGAATATGGTTATCACAGAAACAGGAGCAGCAAGTGCAATTACTAAAGTAATTCCAGAAATGGCGGGCAAGTTTACAGGAAATGCAGTACGTGTACCAACTCCAGATGTTTCATTAGCAATTCTAAATTTAAATTTAGCTTCTGAGGCAAACTCTATAGAAGAAGTAAATAATATTCTAAAAGAAGCTGGAACACATGGTGAATTAGTTGAGCAAATAGACTTTTCTACATCACAAGAATTAGTATCAACTGACTGTATTGGCAATTCGCATGCATCAATAGTAGATTCAAATGCTACATTATTAGCACCAAGCAACAAATCTATAGTATTATATGTATGGTATGATAATGAATATGGTTATACTAGACAAGTTGTAAGATTAGCAAAATACATAGGTAAAGTTCAAAGGTTGACTTACTACTAA